CGGCGATGCCGCCGCGTTCTTCAGCGCCGGCAACACGGGGGCGACGCTCGTCGCGGCGCACGCTTCGTTCGGCATGCTGCCGGGCGTGGATCGGCCGGCGCTGGCGACCCGGATCCCGACGCTGCGACGCGACGCGGTCTTGCTCGACGTAGGGGCCACGGTCGACTGCCGGCCGCGCCATCTCGTGCAGTTCGCAGCGATGGGAACGGTGTATGCCAGGACGATGCTGGCGATAGAGACGCCGCGGGTGGGGCTGCTTTCGATAGGGGAGGAGTCGACGAAGGGCAACGACCTGACGCGGGATGCGCATCGGCTGCTCAGCGGCGGGCCGTTGTGCTTCATCGGCAACATAGAGGCGCGCGACGTGTACTCCGGAGTAGCGGACGTGATCGTGTGCGACGGGTTCACCGGGAACGTCGCGCTGAAGGTGAGCGAGGGGCTGGTCGAGGTGGTCGAGGAGTTGTTGCGGGAGGAGCTGGGCCGGACGTTCACCACGCAGTTGGGGTTTCTGCTGTCGCAGCGCGCGTTTCGCCGGTTCCGCCGGCGCGTCGACTACTCCGAGTACGGCGGCGCGCCGCTGCTGGGCGTGGCCGGTCTCACGATGGTCGGCCACGGGCGTTCGTCCGTCAAGGCAGTCCGCAACGCCCTGGCGCTCACCTACCGTTTCGCGCGCGCGGAGTTCGTCGATACGATCGCCGCGCGCCTCGCACCGGAGGCGCCCCT
Above is a genomic segment from Acidobacteriota bacterium containing:
- the plsX gene encoding phosphate acyltransferase PlsX, translated to MRIAVDAGGGDHAPRNVVAGALVAARSLGFGLTLVGPRQAIDSELLRHPEAEGVDLRVEPAPDVIGMDEGPAALRRKPRSSVRVAAETVARGDAAAFFSAGNTGATLVAAHASFGMLPGVDRPALATRIPTLRRDAVLLDVGATVDCRPRHLVQFAAMGTVYARTMLAIETPRVGLLSIGEESTKGNDLTRDAHRLLSGGPLCFIGNIEARDVYSGVADVIVCDGFTGNVALKVSEGLVEVVEELLREELGRTFTTQLGFLLSQRAFRRFRRRVDYSEYGGAPLLGVAGLTMVGHGRSSVKAVRNALALTYRFARAEFVDTIAARLAPEAPLLERAQ